ATTTTAGACTTATTTATAGACTAAAATCATTAGTATTATAGACTATTATTATAGACTAATATTATTAGTATGATGATTTCAGCTTATTTAATATATTAGATGAAAGGCTTtggatttaataatgtttatagtATTACCTTATGTGTCCAGTTCTTGGTCTGTGTGTCAGGTGCCATCTGTAAGCAGTAAAGTCCTTCCATCCCACATTCTTTGGGTCATGCCACAATGTGCGCACCTATAACAAATCAAATCAAGTCAAATTAAGCATTCACATGAAGGCTCTCAAACCTGATATTATCATCTTTAGAAGACAATttacacccaaaactgaaaattctgcaatcatttactcacccgttTGActtaagaaataaagaaaatatttgaaagaaagctagaaacctgtaactactgacttccaATAGTAAGAACTCTAacaaaatactgtggaagtcaatggttacagcttttcagctttctttcaaaatatctatttgatgtttaacagaagacagaaactcataaaggtttggaatcatttgagggtgagtaaatagtgagcgtattttcagttttttttgggtgaattatccattGAAGCACACTATACCTGTCCTGGTGTGTCTCCAGTGTGCCAGAGGGCGTTTCTCAGATGCTCCCCAGGACCTGTGGTGGAATTAACCACTTTGATGGACAGCCCTGAGTAACCCTGTGCTTTGGTAGGTGTGCTGGACCAGTAGGTCTGTGTGATCTGCTTCCACATGACCACATAGAAGCGAGAGCTGGACTGGTATCCGAAAACAAAGCCAGCGTAGTCGTCATCCCTCTCAGTGTTGATGAAGAATGTCCCACTGAAGTCCACTGAATTGAACTCATCAAAACCTTTAAGAGAGTTTGAAGAAACAGGTAAGAATTTTGTGGTTGCTGACATATTTTAGCTGTATGAtttgtttttaatgcttttgAAATTCAGAATGGAATATAAAATTAATGGAATGCATAAAGTTTTATCcagttatatttaatataatgattattttagtttcatttttgtgttagttaattaatacattatacaATGCATGTTTCTTTGCTAGCTAAGGTACCATGCAGGAGTTTGTTTACCTTTTATGATATAAATTGAGTATTTTCCACgtgtttttccatttttaaaattaaattctaCACGTTTTATTTTTTGAACTTACCAACAGCAATGCCAGGATCGCAGTTGACCGTCTGAACCAGCTCCTTTCCTTGATGACGAACCACCCAATTGGGATCGATCTGAGAAGTGCCCTTGGGATCCAGAGGAACCATCTGGAACTTGCGGAAGTCTGTTTCACTGATATCAAAGTTCTCAGGACAGACATCGTAGATATCCAGAACATTGTCCATGTCAAAGTCATCTTTACAGGCATCCCCACGTCCATCACCTACAAAAGAAGGAAGGTAAATGCTTAAGTATACATCTGTACATTAATGAGTGCAATGTGAAGTGTTACGGGTATTCAGGTGTAAAACGCACCATCAGAATCTAGCTGATCTGGATTGAAGACCAGTCTGCAGTTGTCTTTTTCGTCAGGAATgccatcattatcatcatcgtaGTCGCAGGCGTCTCCTTTACCGTCCTTGTCGTGATCAGCCTGGTTGGCATTGGGGATGTATGGACAGTTGTCTAGGTTGTTCTGGTGACCATCCTCATCGATATCTTGGTTGCTGTCACACTTGTCTCCAACACGGTCAGAATCAGAGTCCAGCTGTTGGGGTTCAAGTAgagaataaatatttacatttgtttggttCAGTATTCACATTTTTACACATGTGGctactgcattttaaattatgGGTTCCATTTTCCATACTTGTGTTTTAAAAAGAATAAGACAACAACCAAGTATACATTTACAAACCTTATTTTtataatagataaaaataaattgcaaacCCAAATGTATGCATTGCTTAGTTTtctctatatatacagttgaagtgagaattattagcctttctgtttatttttttctccaatttctgtttaacggagagaagattttcaacacatttctaaatataatagctttaataactcatctctaataactgattattttttatctttatgatgagcttgaagtgacatttaaaggcttaactaggttaaataggttaactaggcaggttagggtaattaggcaagttattgtataacgatggtttgttctgtagactattgaaaaaaatatagcttaaaggggctaataattttgaccctaaaatggtttaaaaaattaaaaactgcttttattctagccgaaataaaacaaataagactttctccagaagaaaaaatattttcagacatactgtgaagatttccttgctctgttaaacatcatttggaaaataattaaaaaaagaaaaaaccttccaaggggggctaataattataacttcaactgtttgagtgtgtatacattatacattacattagtgGCCAAAACTTTAAGCTCACTGTGTTTTGTTCCTTCAGATAATTTACATAAGTAACATTAATATTCAATAAGACCATAATATTGCTGCAGGAATGCTTGAATTGAGTTTATGGGCTTTATTCATGGtctatttaaataatgtgtttattCGAATAAGTTGCTTTTGGAGTTGAATGAACTGTGAGTACAATAATGCCACCTCATTTTAGATGGTTTTTAAAAACTCTTgatttgtttacagtttaatgGAAGTTACTCTCATAATACTTAAAAGCggatatattgtttgttttattttgactattatatattattatttagccATTATATGACACTAACCTGACTAAAGTCTACAGCCTTGTAAATTGAAATACTGCCACTATAATAGGTTTAAAAACTTAGGATTTCTCCAAAAGCAATCTCATGTTCCCGAAGCTTGGCACTACCACATTCGCATTTCAGTGTCTAATGAAGAAAGGAGGGGTACATTCCTTCTCTTCAGTTAACCATGGCACAGGTGTGATCCGCAGGGATTGAGTGCCGACAGGGCATGCATAAACCCACCGGCAAATCTCTCTCTCCTCACTAATAACCATTCTTTACCTCCATATATCCTCTGGGTTAACTGAACACCAGTGAGTGTCCCTGAAAAGACTCCTAGTGCTTTATTGTGTGGCTTTGGCTTCAAGGAGAAGAGGATTTACTCCTCCCATACATAGCTTAGTAAAGACTGTGACTAccctctgggtttttttttttttttttgcaaaggctCTGCAGCTGAACTGATTATATAATAGTTCGAGAACACCTGCGGTATTCAGTCACTCGTTATTAAGTCTCATATACGTACCTGATCTGGGTTGTGTTCCAATGGACAGTTGTCACACTGGTCTCCAACTCCATCAAGATCAGTGTCTTTCTGGTCGACGTTGTACAGATATGGGCAGTTGTCTTTCTCGTTCAGAATACCTGTCAAAAATAATTGCATAATGGTGAAGGTGTGCATTTCTAAAGAAAGTCTGGGTTATTGTAAAAGATATCCAGGTCACTGGTTTCACCCTGAGGCTGAAAGAAAGTAATACATTGCTTTGCTATAAAAAAGCGTTGTGGTATTTTAATACAATTGAGGATctttttaggacaattttgaactttttaaaaacatttgttagggttttaataatttagttttgtgttttaatatagttttaatatatttgaatatatagttttaatttaaacaataaaaaagcagaaatattCATATGGCAACAGCATAAAAAAGCTATATTACATGTTATATTTTTCAgctacaatttattttatatcaataacaaaattatttttcCTTGACAAgtgtttttgtttgcaaaaaaagatatttgttcACATATTATACCATAATGGCAAAAAAATGCTGATCTTATTCTTATCATATTCtaatttttataatgcaaaatgtaaacaatatatatattaaccttttgcttgtttttgtgttgtcTTCAAATTAGGCagatctaattaaaaaaaataaatgtaaaataattgtagagtgacgcagtggcgcagtaggtagtgctgttgcctcacagcaagaaggccgctggttcgagccttggctgggtcatttgctgtttctgtgtggagtttgcatgttctccccatccaaaagacatgtggtgcaggtgaattgggtaggctaaattgtccgtagtgtatgagtgtgaaggagtgtgtgtggatgtttcccagtgatgggttgcggctggaagggcatccgctgcataaaaacgtgctggataacttggctattcattctgctgtggcgaccccggattaataaagggactaagatgaaaagaaaatgaatgaatgaatgaaaataattgtagttggcggttcattctgctgtggtgacccctgattaataaaggatctaagctgaaaagaaaatgaatgaatgaataaaaattataattataaaagtaaaaaattccCAATATTATTGCTAATGTGTTGAATTGTGTCTACATTTTATCTTCATGTGAAAAAAAATGTCCATTCTTTTGATTCTTCTAATATAAATACCGTCAAGCAGTGACCAACGTATTTATAAAAAGAGAGCACAATTTCGTACCATCTCCATCAATGTCCACAGCACAGGCATCTCCTTCTCCATTACTGTCAGTGTCGGTCTGGTCTGGGTTGCTGTTGTAGGGGCAGTTATCACAACGGTCACCAACATCATCCCGATCATAGTCGTACTGTCTCGGGTTGAAGACGAGTGGGCAGTTATCCTGTTTTAAAAGAGACCACAGTTCAGGTGGGAAAAAAAACAGTCAAGCAAGCAGTTCTCTCACACGAAGGTTATTACTTTTAGATGTTTTAGCTTGTAATTTGGCTGTGGCTGTGTAGGTCTATTTAGAGGAGCGCAACGATAAAAGCGAGCCTTATTTTAGGATTTGAACCAAGCATAATATTGGATTAGCAAGTTACACTGCAGGTCTTTCAGAAGGGTGCTTTTTTTTGAGGTTTGTCTGCAAGAGAAACTCAGTTTACTTtacacatcatttttttttccacaccTCTTCCTGAATTCCAAACTGCAAGCCAAAATTTGGCCGGCTTGACTTTTTTCATTCATACATGATGCATAATTTACATATATTCACTTTTATGGACTGTAATGAATCTATATTTTACCCTGTCATCAGGAATgccatcgtcatcatcatcatcgtcacatGCATCACCAATGCCATCCTTGTCATAGTCTTCTTGCCCAGAGTTTGGAAGATTTGGGCAGTTGTCCTTCAAAAACATATCGTACATCAACATTAACATCCTCCACAATGATGTTATTCATATTTTCTTGTACAAATGAACAAATTATATGCAAACCTTCTTGCAGTGATAGGTTGCGTTCTCAACGCACACAAGATCAGCATTCGGCCAGCCATCAAGATCAGTATCTTCTCCGCAGATGTGTCCATTTCCAGCAAAGCCAGGTTTGCATTCACAGCGGAACATGGGGTCAGAGAAATGGCCCAGGTAGTTGCAGCGAGCGTTTTTATTGCAGTCGTGACTTCCATCGAGGCAGGGATTTCGAGGAGTGCACACCTGCAGCAGAGATCAGTCAGTCAGCACATACTGGTTGATGAGCAGGTGCACTGGCAATCTCAATGAACTCTCATTTACCTGCTTCTTAGCAGCGGCGTCCTCCACTCCACGACCGAACGGCTGTGGGCCGGTGTAACGAGTGGGGCAAGGGAGACAGTTGTAGCCTGGCACTGTGTTCTCACATCTGTGGACTCCATTAAATTCAAAGCAGGCATCTGGTACTTCCTTACACTGTAATGGAGAGGAAAACACATTTTTGTTCATAatactttaaatactttaaataagtaTAAAAGAAAGAATAGaagtataaatatttttacatatcaaACACTATTTAACATAATTGGGCAGATTAATGTCCTCTTTTCCAATTTAAATGACCCTGAATCATCACTAAAATTCAAACCACTAATTTAATGCCAGTTAACTGTAATGTTAACAGTGAAATATTAGTTTTTCATAAATATTCGTGAGTTTAAATTTCTTTTtgtgatttttacttttttattgaaaaatatatatttttaatgtcttttatcTCTTATTTGTcaaaaaattcataaaatatatatgcatacatttcTAAAAAGCATTGTACTGCACCTCATTGATATCTTTGCAGTTGATTCCATTGCCAGTGTATCCTGTGGGGCATTTTCCACATTTCCAGGACCCATCTGGAAAGCTTGTACACTGGGCCCCTTCAAAGCATGGACTCGAAAGACATCCATCTGTGGAAATGAAAATAAGTGAATCGtttaacataaacacacatgttAGTGTCTAACATCTGATGGAGCTGAGTGACACTGCAACTCACCAACAGGACAGGCTTGTTTGTTGCAAAGCTGGTTGACCTTTGCGTCTCCCACACACTCTTTGCCACCATGTTTGGGTACTGGATTATTGCAAAGACGCTTACGGTTTTGGACGCCACCACCACAGGTAACAGAGCAAGTATCCCAGGGCGACCATGGTCCCCAGCCACCGTTGACTATAAAAACGTGTATAGTGACAAATCAGACAAATGTACTTCCTGCTTTTAATAAAGAACCACTGGATGTTCACTTACTCGGACATGGTGATTTCTCACACCTCTCAGTTTGCCGCCCTTCACCCTGGCAGTCTTTGCCATCCATTTGAGGTGTCGGGGAGTTACAGAGACGGATGCGTGTAATAACGCCAGCACCACATGTGACGGAACATGAGGACCAGGGTGACCAGTGACTCCAGCTGCCGTCTTGCTTAACTGTTGAAAATGCAGATGTTTACTTTTCTCCTCTACTCTAAGGAAAAAGCGTAGACACTTATTGGTTATTGGGTGTCACTCACAGCGCTTGTCGCACTCCTGGAGGTAGCAGTCTCTGGTCTGCACCGACGTGCCCTCACAGTTGTTATTGATGCGGTCACAGGAACGGCCGCGCTGCTGAATGCCCCTTCCACAGGACACTGAACAATGGGTCCATTCAGACCAGGGGGACCAACCATCCTCGGCGGAGTCGCTCGCTGTTGAGAGAGCAAAGCGAGACAATACTGAGCTATTCTTTCTTTCTGAAACAGCAAAATGGAGAAAAGCTTTTAATACTGGGCCTTAATGGACTCAATTTAGCCTGGGCAGCTTGAGACGGAGCACTCCAGGGAACCCTGGCATGAACCAAGCAGTTGGAATGCAGGGGAAATGTCAGCGTACTTAATGCACAGGGATACCTTTGAGTCATTCTCCAAATGTGGAAATGGTATTTGCAAACAACCTTGATTATGCCATGAGTTCAAACACATGAGGCTGATATTTATTAAAACGGCAAGCCCTCGAGACGTAGGAAGACTGCTGTTGCTTTCTTGAGTCTCGGCCAAACGGTACCAATTTTCCACCTCTCTTTAACCAATTTAGACAATTATGGCCATTTAGTGATTCGGCGATGCACAAAGCTCTAGTGTTCCATTCATTAGTTAAACTCTGGTTGAAGTCTATTGTACGTCTTAGAATGGTTGTGGATGTTTGGGTAGCAACAGCTCTTACGATACAAAAGCTTTTCAAAGTCAAAATGTTGCTTGTTTGACAATTTATTCAATTTGAAACTAATGTGTTTCTTTTCGCTGTTAGAATTTAGAGTGCATGGCTTTAGCATCTCTTTGTCTAACCAAGAGCACATTCATTGatcaaaaatacaacattttctgTTTAAATTTATTGTACGGTgatatttatttctgtgatgtcaATTAAAACAttgcatgatccttcagaaatcattctaatgcaGTATGTTGAGTTGGTGtgcaagaaacatttcttattatcagtGCTGGAACATTATGctactttaatatttttatgtgaattgatcttttttatttatttacatgatagAATTTCAAGATGGTTCTAATCTAATGTtggtttaaatgtatgaatttaaGGTGTCTTTGCTAAGTGGAaggtatttatttctttaaaaaagtctttCTGGCTctaaaacttttgaacagtaatcTACAGTTTATATATCCAATATATAAATTCAGTTATGGATAAAATTATTGTATTTACTCTATATTTAGgtaattttattgttgatttgTAAAATTTGGCTAATACTGCTGAAGTTTAATTTAGGATCCAAAAAGTGCACACAGCTTTCACATTTGTTTAAGCCTGGTTTTATAAGTGACATTTGTGTGCTGTTCTTTATACTCTACATGTCAACTTTGATGACAATGGGTAATTAGCCATTTTGCAAATGAAATCTAAAATCTTGCCAATGCAGCAGAACTGTGATTTTTGTTATGCAGAAGCACTTACGTGTTCCACAGCGAGGGCAGCACTCTCCATCAGGCACTGTGGCATTTGCACATGGGATTAGGGGACATGAAATCTTGCGGCACACTGTTGCAGAATTCTGTGGATAACACAATGACTCTCATTAATCACTTGTTAAAGGATATGCCACAGCTGCTGTAGTCGTGCCACACAATGTTTAACATTTCAATAGTAATCTCTGAAAATGTGAACACTGAGACTTGATCCTGTGGTCGTGTTTAAGTCTGTCTTTTAAATATTCCAACATAGTGTTGATCTGATGTGCCAGTTTAGAGAAACCATGAATATAGTTTATTAGGTCTGGTTGAGTCATATGCTCTCTTCAGTTACCTCCATTTCCCAATTTTAATTAAAGACTAGGAAGCTTAGGGAAATGGATACACCCAGCTTAAGTCTGCCACAGTGGACAAGGCTAAGACCAATACTGGGTGTCATAACACCCACAGTGACACTGCTAACACACAAATTAGTGCCTTAATGACAGAGCAGGTAGCTCTGCAATTCTTTGGGCTCATACCTGGCAAGTGCACTCTGTGCAGTCGTCCACTGTCCATTCCTCCTTGTTTTTGTGTACAATTCCATTGTGAAGACATACACCAGCACGAATGCCCATTTGATTCATGAGCATGTTTTTGTCATCCGTCTGCAAAAACAATGTATAGCAAATTAATACAACTGAgactttatacagtatatatagttatatatatattattctttttGCTAACCACTTTTCGGAGTTCATTGGACAGCTCTTGCACCACCACACCAAGACCTTTCAGTTCCTTGAACATGGCAGCCAGATCCTCACATGAAAAGCCACAAATCATCTGCAGATCTGTAAAGGAGAAATATgcagttttataagtttaaaattgGATTTTGcgcactttaaataaataatatttttaactaaAAAGCAAGGTTTACCTTTTGTTTTGTGGCCAGTATAATCTGTCCTGATTGCAGGGCTGGATCCATTTATGGGATTGTCAAGAGTGATGATATCAGTCATAATTGCTGCTAGAGAAAGGGATATTCAGATGGCTTAGAgattattgttaaaaaatgagcaaacaagaattcaattaaaaatgaatggaaaagtGAATTGAGCTTAAATTATTGGTCTAATTTTGCTATTATTCATTCACTGGCATAGAAGATGATGCGTTTAGATTTATGATGTGATGCTTTTTTGTTTGCCTGGTTCATTTTGTAGCATTTAAAAGAAAAGATGTATTGCTAATGTGACGGTCCAAAGATTTTTAGAAAAAAGTTCATTTTacaatttcttttattaaaagtAATGAATTTTGAAGTTAATATGTTAAGAAAACCGAACCAACATGTGCACAAAAGATTGCATTCATCATTATTCTTATGGATGCATACTCATGTGTTCTGCATTACACTTACAGTTTTGGCATCCTTTATTCCTCAGGATGGCTTCCAGCGTGGTTCCGAATACAAAGCGCACGTTTTGCAACACCCCCTAAAAATCCACAAGTGGTTAGTGCTTCTCATCGCTTCTGTTAACATGCAGCAGAGTTCATACAGTGAACAGTCCACTCACCATGAACCTGTCCTTCACTGCGCCTTTGCCGATCCTCATTTTGGCCACACCTGGAATCTCCTGAGTCAGGATGGTGTGGATGGAAGCATCGAGCTCCGCCACGTTCACCTCCTCACATCCCACATAGAACTGAACCCTGTCTTCTTGCACGAAAAGAGTGATGTTTTTCCAGTGTCCCACCGCCAAGTCCGCTTCCTCGATGGACACGACCTGCTGCTTGTTCTCGGTGGAAAATACAATGTCCAGAGTGTTGGCTTTCCCGTTGGAAACGATTTCAAACACTGGTCCGGAGCCGTCATTCTTCTCCACGGTCAGCAGGCTTCCCCTCGTGCGCTTGAACTGCTTGAAATTAACCAGCAGCAGAAATCCTCTCTCGGCGTGAATGGAATCGATTAGGTCCCTGAAGGCGCTCTCGGGGACCGGGGGGATCAGGTCGGGGTTCAGGATCTTGTAGGCGGGGCTGTACGGGTCGTCGCCTTTCACCAAGGTCACTCCGTGGTTTTTCCTAGGGACTTGGACCAGCTCGAACAGATCGTAAACACTGTTGTCGTCTCGACTCTCTATCAGGAATTCATAAGTTAAAGAAATCTCGTTACAGTggatcaaacatttaaaaagtttttaaattgttACACGGCTTTTTGGAGAAATTGAagtccttgattctgattggtcaattcaGCTGTCAATTATTTTAATCGAATATCGTTGCCAATAGCAACTCCATATAACTGGCCGGTCACATACGCTCATATAATGTATTTACCGTTACAAAAAACAACTGCATTTCAGGTAGATAAATTTATACGCTTTTACTTAAGTAGTGGACTTAACTATGACTGTACTACAATACTAATCGTGACTAAATTGTTctgcttttaattaaaaaaatatacagtaaacttTGAGGTGATTTACTACTTTTTAAACGTTATAAGTTACCATAAAGTATCTGAAGGCACAGCCTAGCACGTTTTCTTTAAATTAACTATATGGTGACTATATGAAATATAGTTAAGTATATTTTTGAGAAATATAAACATGTCACACTTAAAATAAACCataatattttaagtttaaaataagtTTGCTAATATTTTTTCCAGTGCTAAAAAGTCACAAAATAAACCCACAAGTGCCAAGTTTATTTTGTTGCATTAACCAAATGACTAGAAGTAAgttaattttgtaatatttaacagctATTTGTACTTTAAACCCCAGGACTGGAGCCGTCACAAACACTGGACGGCACCAGCTGAAGAATCATCGCTCACCTGCGACTCTCGCGCTCTCGCAGTTCCAAAGCATCAGTAGCAAAAAGATTGCAGTTGACTTCATTTTATCACTTATTCTTTTACCTATCAGAAATCACAAATAAAggcaaaagttatttaaaaatcaGCAAAACCTAGGCTTAAACGGGTCTGGTCAatcaaagctttaaaaaaaaacttaacgcACCTTCCAAGAGTTTAAAACAGCAGCAAATCCAGGGAAAAGTGTTATAATTCCTAAGATGCGTCAATCAAAGGTCGTTTAAGAAATAATTTTCCTCTTTAGTCGCGATCTACAGCATTAGATATTGCTTTGCTGTAGTAGTTACAGTGGTCAATCTAACTATTTCCAAAGAGAACAAAGTGCTATTTAAATAGTTTCATGACATTCCTGAGCGCGCCTCTCCTCCAATCAGATGCTGGAAGGGAAAAGGGACGAGCTTGCGTTACCTCACAGAGCGTTTGTCTGACTTACACACGAGGGAAAAACGCACAAATTCCAGCCAACACATTCCATAAACATACTTTTGCTTTTTATGACCGCTGCTTCCGTTTAGTGCCTTTTTATTTGCCGCAGTCTTGATTATTTTCGTCGCACtgctttttatttgatcattCAGTAGTGCCAGTTATTTCTTGTCACTGAGGATTCGGTCTATTCCGTTCCTTGTTTTaggtattgtatttttatttcactcAATCTATAATGAATggtcaaatgtatgtttttatgtcCAAGGACCACCTTTTCTTAAAGAAAGTGTTTATTTTGACGAGTACGGTGTATCTGCCATTCACAGCATCTGATGGGATGCCTGTGAAGTAAGGGCTGCAGTAAGGTGCGTCTCCGCTAGAGGCCGATCTATGGTTATTTGAGCACCTGGGTCTCTACCATAGACTGCAAAAGAGGTCTCTACACGATTTCTGATGTTGACTTCTGTAAATAAATGTCGATTCAATGTTAAATCatctaaatgttatttatttcatcACTTGTTATGTTGTCGCGACTGTCAAGATAAAAACTACCCTGAAAAATATaacagttcagatgcaaaaacctaaaGTTCCATCTTAACATTTTATTCCAAAAAGAAGCATTTTCCAAGACTCCTATATTTTGTCTACTAATTTCACATTAAAGGCAATcaaaataacttaaatttttATAAAAGGGAAATTACGTAACTTTTACAtagaaaaaatgctaattttagaagaaaaattaaagttttggcatctgaactcttcatatatccTTTTGTACAAGTACACGTGGTAACCAACTACACTAAACATAGTTTAACCATGGGATTTGGGATAATGATGCTTATATAAATggtaacaaaataacaaaagcaaaaacaaggTATTAACCCAAAAGCTACTAcaagaaaatgaaaatgtaaaatatataaatcatacaAACTAAATTTCCAGAATTGTATATGAAGTTGTTTAATGAAATATGTTTGAAATATGTTTGACAGCACTGCTTCACTTTTGACATCGTATAGTCTTCATATCTTCACTGAAAaaatgttccacacaattctttcatgttctcccaacaaaaatcgattaagttaacttaaatgtttttacaaatttaagtaaatcaaacttaaaacaattaagttatcaaaaataactcaataattgtgttgattcgtctcattttaaataattagtttgaacaagcatccaAAATATTTCTCAGCATTTTATATACACTCATATTCCAGCAGgtacaatgtatttttaaaaaaatatttaattgtatgTGCTTTCGAAAGGTTCAAATGGCATATGCTAATGCAGGATACCTGTTAATATATTTCAGTATTCCTTGGCACTAACTTGGTCACATTTTAGCTTATAGCTAATATTTTTAAGTATACCTAACCCTATGGAAAAAGTTCCATGTAGGATTAACGTTCTACATGTGATCAATGCCaataaatagtttacattttTCATAACTTATTTTTTCATATTGATATCATTCATATGTGCTGCAGCACTGGACAGTGAGTCAACTTTTATAAATTGGTGAAAATGTTGACATGAGTTAATTCTAATGAAAAAACTGCTGTTCATGTATTGTTCTCAACTGAAAGAGACTTGGACCTGGATGCAGAaatgtgtttttctgttgtttt
Above is a genomic segment from Danio aesculapii chromosome 20, fDanAes4.1, whole genome shotgun sequence containing:
- the thbs1b gene encoding thrombospondin-1 isoform X2 → MKSTAIFLLLMLWNCESARVAESRDDNSVYDLFELVQVPRKNHGVTLVKGDDPYSPAYKILNPDLIPPVPESAFRDLIDSIHAERGFLLLVNFKQFKRTRGSLLTVEKNDGSGPVFEIVSNGKANTLDIVFSTENKQQVVSIEEADLAVGHWKNITLFVQEDRVQFYVGCEEVNVAELDASIHTILTQEIPGVAKMRIGKGAVKDRFMGVLQNVRFVFGTTLEAILRNKGCQNSIMTDIITLDNPINGSSPAIRTDYTGHKTKDLQMICGFSCEDLAAMFKELKGLGVVVQELSNELRKVTDDKNMLMNQMGIRAGVCLHNGIVHKNKEEWTVDDCTECTCQNSATVCRKISCPLIPCANATVPDGECCPRCGTPSDSAEDGWSPWSEWTHCSVSCGRGIQQRGRSCDRINNNCEGTSVQTRDCYLQECDKRFKQDGSWSHWSPWSSCSVTCGAGVITRIRLCNSPTPQMDGKDCQGEGRQTERCEKSPCPINGGWGPWSPWDTCSVTCGGGVQNRKRLCNNPVPKHGGKECVGDAKVNQLCNKQACPVDGCLSSPCFEGAQCTSFPDGSWKCGKCPTGYTGNGINCKDINECKEVPDACFEFNGVHRCENTVPGYNCLPCPTRYTGPQPFGRGVEDAAAKKQVCTPRNPCLDGSHDCNKNARCNYLGHFSDPMFRCECKPGFAGNGHICGEDTDLDGWPNADLVCVENATYHCKKDNCPNLPNSGQEDYDKDGIGDACDDDDDDDGIPDDRDNCPLVFNPRQYDYDRDDVGDRCDNCPYNSNPDQTDTDSNGEGDACAVDIDGDGILNEKDNCPYLYNVDQKDTDLDGVGDQCDNCPLEHNPDQLDSDSDRVGDKCDSNQDIDEDGHQNNLDNCPYIPNANQADHDKDGKGDACDYDDDNDGIPDEKDNCRLVFNPDQLDSDGDGRGDACKDDFDMDNVLDIYDVCPENFDISETDFRKFQMVPLDPKGTSQIDPNWVVRHQGKELVQTVNCDPGIAVGFDEFNSVDFSGTFFINTERDDDYAGFVFGYQSSSRFYVVMWKQITQTYWSSTPTKAQGYSGLSIKVVNSTTGPGEHLRNALWHTGDTPGQVRTLWHDPKNVGWKDFTAYRWHLTHRPRTGHIRVVMYEGKKIMADSGRIYDKTYAGGRLGLFVFSQEMVYFSDLKYECRDA
- the thbs1b gene encoding thrombospondin-1 isoform X1, with product MKSTAIFLLLMLWNCESARVAESRDDNSVYDLFELVQVPRKNHGVTLVKGDDPYSPAYKILNPDLIPPVPESAFRDLIDSIHAERGFLLLVNFKQFKRTRGSLLTVEKNDGSGPVFEIVSNGKANTLDIVFSTENKQQVVSIEEADLAVGHWKNITLFVQEDRVQFYVGCEEVNVAELDASIHTILTQEIPGVAKMRIGKGAVKDRFMGVLQNVRFVFGTTLEAILRNKGCQNSAIMTDIITLDNPINGSSPAIRTDYTGHKTKDLQMICGFSCEDLAAMFKELKGLGVVVQELSNELRKVTDDKNMLMNQMGIRAGVCLHNGIVHKNKEEWTVDDCTECTCQNSATVCRKISCPLIPCANATVPDGECCPRCGTPSDSAEDGWSPWSEWTHCSVSCGRGIQQRGRSCDRINNNCEGTSVQTRDCYLQECDKRFKQDGSWSHWSPWSSCSVTCGAGVITRIRLCNSPTPQMDGKDCQGEGRQTERCEKSPCPINGGWGPWSPWDTCSVTCGGGVQNRKRLCNNPVPKHGGKECVGDAKVNQLCNKQACPVDGCLSSPCFEGAQCTSFPDGSWKCGKCPTGYTGNGINCKDINECKEVPDACFEFNGVHRCENTVPGYNCLPCPTRYTGPQPFGRGVEDAAAKKQVCTPRNPCLDGSHDCNKNARCNYLGHFSDPMFRCECKPGFAGNGHICGEDTDLDGWPNADLVCVENATYHCKKDNCPNLPNSGQEDYDKDGIGDACDDDDDDDGIPDDRDNCPLVFNPRQYDYDRDDVGDRCDNCPYNSNPDQTDTDSNGEGDACAVDIDGDGILNEKDNCPYLYNVDQKDTDLDGVGDQCDNCPLEHNPDQLDSDSDRVGDKCDSNQDIDEDGHQNNLDNCPYIPNANQADHDKDGKGDACDYDDDNDGIPDEKDNCRLVFNPDQLDSDGDGRGDACKDDFDMDNVLDIYDVCPENFDISETDFRKFQMVPLDPKGTSQIDPNWVVRHQGKELVQTVNCDPGIAVGFDEFNSVDFSGTFFINTERDDDYAGFVFGYQSSSRFYVVMWKQITQTYWSSTPTKAQGYSGLSIKVVNSTTGPGEHLRNALWHTGDTPGQVRTLWHDPKNVGWKDFTAYRWHLTHRPRTGHIRVVMYEGKKIMADSGRIYDKTYAGGRLGLFVFSQEMVYFSDLKYECRDA